A section of the Flavobacterium ardleyense genome encodes:
- a CDS encoding SIMPL domain-containing protein: protein MKNYISVGIIALSILIASLLFTNAFTNRNKSSNTISVTGSGNQDFTSDLIVWSASFSQKSMELKDANGAIDRDRQQIKSYLLGKGVPEEEIVFSAVNFNKDYRYTYNQNGGTQEQIFTGYNLTQTVTVQSKNVDKTEKISRESSDLINSGIEFYSNAPEYYYTKLAALKIQMIAEGTKDAKARAQSIAENAGASLGNLKKSDMGVFQITGQNSSEDFTYGGSFNTVSKNKTANITVRLVYEVE, encoded by the coding sequence ATGAAAAACTACATTAGTGTCGGCATTATTGCATTATCGATCTTGATTGCTTCATTATTATTTACAAACGCTTTTACCAACCGAAATAAAAGCAGCAACACAATCAGTGTTACGGGATCGGGAAATCAGGATTTTACTTCAGATTTGATTGTCTGGAGTGCATCATTTTCACAAAAAAGTATGGAGCTCAAAGATGCTAACGGCGCCATTGATAGAGACAGACAGCAAATAAAATCATATCTATTAGGAAAAGGAGTTCCCGAAGAAGAAATAGTTTTTTCGGCGGTAAACTTCAATAAAGATTACCGTTATACCTATAATCAAAATGGCGGAACTCAAGAGCAAATATTTACAGGTTATAATCTAACTCAAACGGTGACGGTTCAATCGAAAAATGTTGATAAAACCGAAAAAATTTCCAGGGAATCAAGTGACTTAATTAACTCCGGAATTGAATTCTACTCAAATGCTCCAGAATATTACTATACAAAACTCGCTGCGCTTAAAATTCAAATGATTGCCGAAGGAACTAAAGATGCCAAAGCGCGTGCACAAAGTATTGCCGAAAATGCGGGTGCTTCACTAGGCAATTTGAAAAAATCTGATATGGGTGTTTTTCAGATTACAGGTCAAAATTCATCTGAAGATTTTACTTATGGTGGATCATTCAATACAGTTTCAAAAAACAAGACTGCTAATATTACCGTAAGATTAGTTTACGAGGTGGAATAG
- the queA gene encoding tRNA preQ1(34) S-adenosylmethionine ribosyltransferase-isomerase QueA, translated as MKLSHFQFDLPSELLAEFPSENRDEARLMVIDRKKQTIEHKMFKDVIDYFDDGDIMVLNNTKVFPARLFGNKEKTGARIEVFLLRELNTEQRLWDVLVDPARKIRIGNKLYFGDDDSLVAEVIDNTTSRGRTLRFLYDGSYEEFRSKLTELGETPIPKYINREVTPEDADRYQTIYAKEEGAVAAPTAGLHFSKHLLKRLEIKGIKFAEVTLHVGLGTFNPVEVEDLSKHKMDSEELKINQEAVDIVNDAKAKKKRICAVGTTSMRAIESAVSSQRTLNTYDGWTNKFIFPPYDFSIANCMITNFHTPKSTLLMMAAAFIGHDLMKKAYDIAIEEKYNFYSYGDAMLII; from the coding sequence ATGAAACTATCTCATTTTCAATTTGATTTACCGTCTGAATTATTAGCTGAGTTTCCGTCAGAGAATAGAGACGAGGCAAGATTAATGGTAATTGATCGCAAAAAACAAACTATTGAGCACAAAATGTTTAAAGATGTCATCGACTATTTTGACGATGGAGATATTATGGTGCTTAATAATACAAAAGTTTTTCCTGCGCGTTTATTTGGTAATAAAGAAAAAACAGGGGCACGTATTGAAGTTTTCCTGCTTAGAGAATTAAATACTGAGCAAAGACTTTGGGATGTTCTGGTAGATCCAGCGAGAAAAATTCGAATTGGTAATAAACTTTACTTTGGTGATGACGATTCGCTTGTTGCTGAGGTAATTGACAATACAACCTCTCGTGGGCGTACATTGCGATTTTTGTACGATGGCTCTTACGAGGAATTTAGAAGTAAACTTACAGAACTTGGAGAAACGCCAATTCCAAAATACATCAATCGTGAAGTAACTCCCGAAGATGCTGATAGATATCAAACAATTTATGCAAAGGAAGAAGGTGCGGTAGCAGCTCCAACAGCAGGTTTGCACTTCTCGAAACATTTGTTAAAACGTCTTGAAATTAAGGGAATTAAATTTGCCGAAGTAACGCTTCACGTTGGATTAGGAACTTTCAATCCAGTTGAAGTAGAAGATTTGTCTAAACACAAAATGGATTCTGAGGAATTAAAAATAAATCAAGAAGCTGTAGATATCGTAAATGATGCTAAGGCTAAAAAGAAACGAATTTGTGCGGTAGGAACTACCTCTATGCGTGCGATAGAAAGCGCGGTTTCGTCGCAAAGAACGTTGAATACCTATGATGGATGGACAAACAAATTTATTTTCCCTCCTTACGATTTTAGTATTGCCAATTGTATGATTACAAATTTTCATACTCCAAAGTCAACACTTCTTATGATGGCTGCAGCTTTTATAGGGCACGACTTAATGAAGAAAGCATATGATATTGCAATCGAAGAAAAATATAATTTCTATTCTTATGGTGACGCAATGCTTATCATCTAA
- a CDS encoding 3-phosphoshikimate 1-carboxyvinyltransferase, with protein sequence MNLFLKHCSKIKFAEIAISGSKSETNRMLILQALFPEIQLKNSSDSDDSRAMTLALQSDSDVIDIHHAGTAMRFLTSYFAILEGRMVILTGSERMQQRPIEKLVDALREMGADIEFTNNDGFPPIKIVGQKLSASKVSIDASVSSQFISSLMLIGSKLPRGLEIQLQGKITSKPYLQLSIDLLNSVGIEAVMRNDSILISAKEQIAKTVFAVESDWSSASYFYSFVALSSFGESLKLSTFKKNSSQGDSSLIEIYKNFGVQTSFEDESIVLTKISTDDPDSDLFFDLSDTPDLAQTIVVTALGQNRNCILKGLHTLKIKETDRLVALQAELTKFGASVNITENSLELSSIPRLNNNVLVQTYQDHRMAMAFAPLVLRTNLSISESEVVTKSYPNFWSDLFKLGIIVKEVE encoded by the coding sequence ATGAACTTATTTTTAAAGCATTGTTCTAAAATAAAGTTTGCCGAGATTGCTATTAGCGGAAGTAAATCTGAAACAAATAGAATGCTGATTCTTCAGGCATTGTTTCCGGAAATTCAACTAAAAAACAGTTCAGATTCAGATGATTCTCGAGCTATGACTTTAGCTTTGCAATCAGATTCTGATGTGATTGATATACATCACGCAGGAACGGCGATGCGATTTCTAACGTCCTATTTTGCAATTTTAGAAGGTCGCATGGTGATCTTAACAGGATCTGAAAGAATGCAACAGCGGCCTATTGAGAAATTAGTAGACGCTTTGCGCGAAATGGGTGCAGACATAGAATTTACGAATAATGACGGATTTCCACCAATTAAGATTGTTGGACAAAAGTTATCAGCTTCTAAAGTTTCGATAGATGCATCGGTTAGCAGTCAATTCATAAGTTCACTGATGCTAATAGGTTCCAAACTTCCGCGAGGTCTTGAGATTCAATTGCAAGGAAAAATAACTTCAAAACCATATCTTCAACTTTCAATTGATCTTCTCAATTCAGTGGGAATCGAAGCTGTCATGCGAAATGATAGCATTCTAATTTCGGCCAAAGAACAAATTGCAAAAACAGTTTTCGCGGTTGAAAGCGATTGGTCGTCTGCCTCATACTTTTATAGTTTTGTAGCCCTTTCTTCTTTCGGCGAAAGCCTAAAATTAAGCACTTTTAAAAAGAATAGTAGTCAAGGAGACAGTTCTTTAATTGAAATTTACAAAAATTTTGGAGTGCAAACTAGCTTTGAAGATGAAAGTATTGTACTTACAAAAATAAGCACTGATGATCCTGATTCGGATTTATTTTTTGATTTGTCAGATACACCAGATCTAGCACAAACTATTGTGGTTACCGCTTTAGGACAAAATAGAAACTGTATCCTTAAGGGACTTCATACTTTGAAAATTAAAGAAACCGATCGCCTTGTGGCACTTCAGGCTGAATTAACAAAATTTGGAGCGAGTGTAAATATTACAGAAAATTCTCTCGAATTGTCTTCGATACCCCGATTAAATAATAATGTTTTGGTACAAACATATCAAGATCATCGCATGGCAATGGCATTTGCTCCACTGGTTTTGCGAACCAATCTAAGCATCTCAGAATCAGAAGTTGTGACAAAATCCTACCCAAACTTCTGGAGTGACCTTTTTAAGCTAGGAATAATTGTCAAAGAAGTTGAATAA
- a CDS encoding nucleotide pyrophosphohydrolase, with translation MDIQNSQLAVDTWIKEHGVRYFNELTNMAQLTEEVGEVARIIARRYGEQSEKESDKNKDLGEELADVVFVVLCLANQTGIDLQAAFDKKLDIKTNRDHERHQNNEKLK, from the coding sequence ATGGACATTCAGAATTCGCAGTTGGCAGTAGATACGTGGATTAAAGAACATGGTGTTCGCTATTTTAATGAGCTTACAAACATGGCGCAACTTACAGAAGAAGTGGGTGAGGTGGCGAGAATTATTGCTAGACGGTACGGAGAACAGTCAGAAAAAGAAAGTGATAAGAATAAGGATCTAGGAGAGGAATTGGCCGATGTGGTATTTGTTGTACTCTGTCTTGCCAATCAGACAGGAATTGATTTGCAGGCTGCTTTTGACAAAAAGTTGGATATAAAGACCAATAGAGATCATGAAAGGCATCAGAATAATGAAAAATTAAAATAG
- a CDS encoding DUF3857 domain-containing protein: MKYIKNVLLFVLMMTAVSASAQRYNLGKVTVEELQEKQHPNDTTAAAAILFKKGLVTFRYDDIDGFVMITNVKAKIKIYKKEGYDWANHAVDFYTVSQSRDKLSFHNVATYNLVNGKVEKTKMKSDGEFTEQVNKFWGRKKITLPNVKEGSILEYEYQIESPRIGVFDDWKFQYGIPVNYSEFETVVPEYFYYKSMQRGTINVKKTTASVVNGASKDQYADIITKYTVENLPAMRDESFVNNINNYRLSVSHELTSVQYPRQLRKLISTDWEALVKTIYDHSDFGMELNKTGYFEDDLNLVLKGLISSEDKIAAILAFVKSKVKWNEYYGYTSNDGVRAAYKNGSGNVAEINLMLTAMLRYAGLDANPILISTRSNGIPIFPSHSAFNYVIAGVNLSSGLVMLDATEKYSLPNILPMRDLNWLGRMIRRDGTSVEVDLMPNIPAKEVVNMQFSIDPLGKINGVIRSQLTNHEALNYRDNYLNLNEESYLDNLEGRNSNIEINKYARQNSNDLTQPIIETYEFLDSKSLEVINDKIYVSPLLFLALGENPFKQSVRTYPIDFSYPNQTKYNIMIDIPEGYTVETLPEMASIVTGEGMGSFKYVIGVNNNKIQVAMNLDLNTSIISPKYYDVIKYFFQTFVDKQNEKIVLRKI, translated from the coding sequence ATGAAATATATAAAAAATGTATTGCTATTTGTGCTAATGATGACGGCTGTTTCAGCAAGTGCACAGAGGTATAATTTAGGCAAAGTTACAGTCGAAGAATTGCAAGAAAAGCAACATCCAAACGATACTACGGCCGCAGCGGCAATATTATTTAAAAAAGGTTTAGTTACTTTCCGCTATGACGACATTGATGGCTTTGTGATGATAACAAATGTAAAAGCCAAAATAAAAATATATAAAAAAGAAGGCTATGATTGGGCAAACCATGCGGTAGATTTCTACACGGTTAGTCAAAGTCGTGATAAGTTGTCATTTCATAATGTGGCAACTTACAATTTGGTTAACGGGAAAGTTGAAAAAACGAAGATGAAATCTGATGGCGAATTTACAGAACAAGTAAATAAATTTTGGGGTCGTAAAAAAATTACTTTACCTAATGTTAAGGAAGGCTCTATTCTAGAATATGAGTATCAAATAGAATCTCCAAGAATCGGAGTTTTTGATGACTGGAAATTTCAATATGGTATTCCGGTAAATTATTCAGAATTTGAAACGGTTGTTCCTGAATATTTTTATTATAAATCTATGCAAAGAGGTACTATAAATGTAAAAAAAACAACTGCATCGGTGGTAAATGGGGCGAGCAAAGATCAGTACGCAGATATTATTACAAAATATACTGTAGAAAACCTTCCTGCAATGCGAGATGAATCTTTTGTAAATAATATTAATAACTACAGACTTTCGGTTTCGCACGAATTGACCTCCGTCCAATATCCTCGCCAATTGCGAAAATTGATTTCTACGGATTGGGAAGCTCTAGTAAAAACAATTTATGACCACTCAGATTTTGGAATGGAATTAAATAAAACTGGTTATTTTGAAGATGACTTAAATCTAGTTTTAAAGGGGCTTATTTCCTCAGAAGATAAAATAGCAGCGATTTTAGCATTTGTGAAAAGCAAAGTTAAATGGAATGAATATTATGGATATACTTCTAATGATGGCGTTCGTGCAGCATACAAAAATGGATCAGGCAATGTGGCCGAAATAAATTTGATGCTTACAGCTATGCTACGTTATGCCGGATTAGATGCCAATCCAATTTTAATTAGCACCAGATCAAATGGAATTCCGATTTTTCCGAGTCATTCTGCATTTAACTATGTAATTGCAGGTGTCAATTTATCAAGTGGACTTGTTATGCTTGATGCAACCGAAAAATATTCATTGCCTAATATTCTTCCGATGCGTGATTTAAATTGGTTAGGAAGAATGATCAGAAGAGACGGAACATCTGTAGAAGTTGATTTAATGCCAAACATTCCCGCCAAAGAGGTGGTAAATATGCAATTTTCGATTGATCCGCTTGGAAAAATAAATGGTGTTATTCGCTCGCAACTAACAAATCACGAAGCTCTTAATTATAGAGACAATTATTTAAATCTAAACGAAGAGAGCTATTTAGATAATTTGGAAGGACGAAACAGCAATATTGAAATTAATAAATATGCTAGGCAAAATTCAAACGATCTTACCCAACCTATTATAGAAACATATGAATTTTTAGATTCAAAGAGTTTAGAAGTTATAAATGACAAAATTTATGTAAGTCCACTGTTATTCTTAGCTCTCGGCGAAAACCCTTTTAAGCAATCAGTGCGTACATATCCAATAGATTTTTCGTATCCCAATCAAACAAAGTACAATATTATGATTGATATTCCAGAGGGCTATACGGTAGAAACACTTCCAGAAATGGCTAGTATTGTAACCGGTGAGGGGATGGGAAGTTTTAAATATGTTATAGGTGTAAACAACAATAAAATTCAAGTTGCAATGAATCTAGATCTCAACACATCTATTATTTCACCTAAATACTACGATGTAATTAAGTATTTCTTTCAGACCTTTGTAGATAAACAGAACGAGAAAATCGTTTTAAGAAAAATCTAG
- a CDS encoding DUF3857 domain-containing protein codes for MMRSYLFLFLFFTVHFVSAQKDEYSFSKISDSLKTNANSVIRNQKVDITILSQRKMNIKTLRVVTILNELGQNSINAEEHYNKATSLRNIEAVILDANGKEIKKIKQKDFKDVTAAGGSTLFSDSRYIYLDYTPIVYPFTVVYTSEVETSTTAFIPQWFPIDNYMCSVEKSTVNLVYPIELGFRKMELNFENYPIKKAQDIDGQLSYVMTNMPALKRESYSPSVLSIFPRVMMSLNKFHLEGVDGEASTWIEFGKWYSEKVLEGTTELPAETISAIKKLVGTEKDLVEKSKIVYNYVQQKSRYVSIQVGIGGWKPMLAKDVDRLGYGDCKALSNYTRALLKEVGVESYNTLLYGDRDKRNLEKDFVSMQGNHMILAIPHNNNYIWLECTSQDDPFGYQGIFTDDREVLVVKPTGGEIVRTQNYADKENIQFSKSNFELFADGSMTGKTEIESKGSQYARKVRLEKYVPLEIERYYKDYWSSIPNLNLLSTKFENDKKKIRSTENVSISSQGYGKLSGNSLIFNVNAFNMYQDNVRRVRGRKTPFEIDRGFSDYDETAISIPSGYTIEFLPTAIEIKGKFGTYKSEIIKTDNTNLVYKRSLLLNRGLYPKEEFDNYRQFLDDVARNDNAKIILTK; via the coding sequence ATGATGAGATCCTACCTATTTTTATTTCTATTCTTTACTGTTCATTTTGTATCTGCTCAGAAAGATGAGTACAGCTTTTCTAAGATTTCCGACTCGTTAAAGACTAATGCTAACTCTGTTATTCGCAATCAAAAAGTTGATATTACTATATTGTCGCAACGCAAGATGAATATTAAAACTTTGAGAGTTGTGACAATCTTAAATGAATTGGGACAGAATTCTATCAATGCTGAGGAACATTATAATAAAGCAACTTCGCTACGCAATATTGAAGCGGTGATTCTTGATGCGAACGGCAAGGAAATAAAAAAAATCAAACAAAAGGATTTTAAGGATGTAACGGCCGCGGGAGGAAGTACACTATTTTCGGATAGTAGATATATATATTTGGATTATACACCAATCGTTTATCCTTTTACAGTTGTCTACACGAGTGAGGTGGAAACTTCTACTACTGCTTTTATACCGCAATGGTTTCCAATCGATAATTATATGTGCAGTGTAGAAAAAAGCACCGTAAATCTAGTTTATCCTATTGAATTAGGGTTTAGGAAAATGGAATTAAATTTTGAAAATTATCCCATAAAAAAGGCGCAAGATATTGATGGTCAATTGTCATATGTGATGACAAATATGCCTGCTTTAAAACGAGAATCGTACAGCCCTTCGGTACTGTCAATTTTTCCGCGCGTAATGATGAGCTTGAATAAATTTCACTTAGAAGGTGTGGATGGAGAAGCAAGTACGTGGATAGAATTTGGAAAATGGTATTCTGAAAAGGTGCTTGAAGGTACTACTGAATTGCCTGCAGAAACGATTTCAGCAATAAAAAAGTTGGTAGGCACGGAGAAAGATCTTGTTGAAAAATCTAAAATTGTTTACAATTATGTTCAGCAAAAGTCGAGATATGTGAGTATTCAAGTGGGAATTGGCGGATGGAAACCAATGCTTGCAAAAGATGTAGACCGACTGGGCTATGGCGATTGCAAAGCGCTAAGTAATTATACGAGAGCACTTCTTAAAGAAGTGGGAGTAGAATCTTATAACACTTTGTTGTATGGTGATAGAGATAAACGAAATTTAGAAAAAGATTTTGTTTCGATGCAAGGAAATCATATGATTTTGGCAATTCCACACAACAATAATTATATCTGGCTCGAATGCACTAGTCAAGATGATCCATTTGGATATCAAGGAATCTTTACTGATGATCGTGAGGTTTTGGTAGTAAAACCTACTGGAGGCGAAATAGTTCGAACTCAAAATTATGCTGATAAGGAAAATATACAGTTTAGCAAAAGCAATTTTGAGCTTTTCGCTGATGGTTCTATGACTGGTAAAACTGAAATTGAATCGAAAGGGTCTCAATATGCTAGAAAGGTGCGATTGGAGAAATACGTTCCTTTAGAAATTGAAAGATATTATAAAGATTATTGGAGCTCAATTCCAAATTTAAATTTGTTAAGCACCAAATTTGAAAATGATAAGAAGAAAATAAGAAGCACTGAAAACGTTTCGATTAGTAGTCAAGGATATGGCAAACTCTCTGGAAATTCATTGATTTTTAATGTAAATGCATTTAATATGTATCAAGATAATGTCCGTCGCGTTCGAGGTCGAAAGACGCCTTTTGAAATAGACCGAGGATTTTCTGATTACGACGAGACAGCTATTAGCATTCCATCTGGCTACACGATAGAATTTCTGCCTACCGCTATAGAGATCAAAGGTAAATTCGGAACTTATAAATCTGAAATTATTAAAACAGATAATACAAATTTGGTCTATAAAAGATCGTTACTTCTAAACCGAGGTCTTTATCCAAAAGAAGAATTTGATAATTACAGACAATTTCTTGATGATGTTGCTCGCAACGATAACGCTAAAATTATTTTAACTAAGTAA
- the dtd gene encoding D-aminoacyl-tRNA deacylase, producing MKVVIQRVSEASVKIEGEIVAQIRAGFLILVGIETEDTEEDLLYLVSKIIGLRIFNDQNGVMNLSIKEVDGEICVVSQFTLHAATKKGNRPSYIKAAKADLSIPLYESFLEQLSKELGKEIPSGQFGADMTVALVNDGPVTILIDSKNK from the coding sequence ATGAAGGTTGTTATTCAAAGAGTTTCTGAAGCTTCTGTCAAAATTGAAGGTGAAATAGTTGCTCAAATAAGAGCTGGTTTTCTAATTCTCGTTGGAATTGAAACCGAAGACACCGAAGAAGATTTACTTTATTTAGTATCGAAAATCATTGGCTTACGTATTTTCAACGATCAGAATGGGGTGATGAACCTTTCTATAAAAGAAGTTGATGGCGAAATTTGTGTGGTAAGTCAATTTACTTTGCACGCTGCCACCAAAAAAGGCAACCGACCTTCCTACATAAAAGCTGCCAAAGCAGATCTATCAATTCCCCTTTACGAATCATTCTTAGAGCAATTATCTAAAGAACTTGGCAAAGAAATTCCAAGTGGACAATTTGGTGCTGATATGACAGTAGCACTTGTCAATGATGGTCCAGTTACTATTTTGATTGATAGTAAGAACAAATAA
- the rsgA gene encoding ribosome small subunit-dependent GTPase A: MTGIVYKSTGSWYNVKTSEGDFIDCRIKGKFRMKGIRSTNPIAVGDHVEYELEETSDKITGTITEIHERKNYIVRKSVNLSKQMHIIASNIDYIFLLVTINNPPTTTSFIDRFLVTAEAYGVEAILVFAKIDTYDDAMLEEQLYLQHIYNEIGYKSLRVSSETDKGLESLKEVMTGHVSMFAGHSGVGKSTLINALEPGLDLRTKAISEQHMQGQHTTTFAEMYDLKFGASIIDTPGIRGFGIVDMEKEEISGYFPEFFKLQHKCKFNNCLHKDEPHCAVKEALDNNEIAWSRYKSYLQILEGDEEHYRADIHNEDRIRSDETRKS, encoded by the coding sequence ATGACAGGAATCGTTTATAAATCTACAGGAAGCTGGTATAACGTAAAAACATCTGAAGGTGATTTTATTGACTGCCGCATCAAAGGGAAGTTTCGTATGAAAGGAATTAGGAGTACGAATCCTATTGCTGTGGGCGACCACGTAGAGTATGAATTGGAAGAAACTTCGGATAAAATTACGGGCACGATAACGGAGATTCACGAAAGGAAGAATTATATCGTTAGAAAATCTGTGAATTTATCAAAGCAAATGCATATCATTGCTTCCAATATAGATTATATTTTTCTGCTTGTTACCATTAATAATCCTCCTACAACAACTAGTTTTATCGACCGTTTTCTTGTAACCGCCGAGGCGTATGGAGTAGAAGCAATTTTGGTTTTTGCAAAAATCGATACTTATGATGATGCAATGCTGGAAGAGCAATTATATTTACAACATATTTATAATGAAATTGGATACAAATCCTTAAGAGTTAGTAGCGAAACAGACAAAGGTCTTGAAAGTCTTAAAGAAGTGATGACTGGACACGTTTCGATGTTTGCAGGACATTCAGGAGTTGGAAAATCTACGCTTATTAATGCTCTAGAACCTGGATTAGATTTGCGAACAAAAGCTATTTCTGAGCAACATATGCAAGGACAGCACACTACTACTTTTGCAGAAATGTACGATTTAAAGTTTGGTGCTTCGATAATCGATACGCCTGGAATTCGCGGCTTTGGAATTGTAGATATGGAGAAAGAAGAGATAAGTGGCTATTTTCCTGAATTCTTTAAACTTCAGCATAAATGCAAATTTAATAATTGTCTACATAAAGACGAACCACATTGCGCAGTAAAAGAAGCTCTTGACAATAATGAGATCGCTTGGTCACGTTACAAAAGTTATCTACAAATTCTGGAAGGTGACGAAGAGCATTACCGCGCTGACATACATAATGAAGACCGAATCCGCAGCGACGAAACTAGAAAATCTTAG
- a CDS encoding chorismate mutase — MENTINFKGWVDAFELTHPMVIAGPCSAETEDQVIQIAQQLKDSDVSVFRAGIWKPRTRPGGFEGVGAIGLKWMQKAKAETGLLLATEVANAAHVKLAIEHDIDILWIGARTTVNPFAVQEIADALKGSDKIVLVKNPVNPDLGLWIGAIERLYNAGITKLGAIHRGFSTYEKTIYRNIPEWQIAIELQSRYPKLPIFCDPSHITGNREMILEVSQQALDLNYNGLMIETHTDPENAWSDAAQQVTPTKLKEIFKDLRIRKLTTDADGYNEEMQKLRRDIDFTDGKLFDLLGNRMQIAEKMGALKKEENIAILQSQRWNEVFKKMLEMGEARGLTQDFVERIFKAIHQESITHQGKMMK, encoded by the coding sequence TTGGAGAATACAATAAATTTTAAAGGATGGGTTGATGCATTTGAGCTCACACATCCGATGGTGATTGCTGGTCCGTGCAGCGCAGAGACAGAAGATCAAGTAATTCAGATTGCACAACAGCTGAAAGATTCGGACGTAAGTGTCTTTCGGGCGGGAATTTGGAAACCTCGTACAAGACCAGGCGGCTTTGAAGGTGTTGGCGCAATTGGATTAAAGTGGATGCAGAAAGCTAAAGCAGAGACAGGACTATTGTTAGCGACAGAAGTGGCAAATGCCGCGCACGTAAAACTCGCCATCGAACACGATATTGATATTTTATGGATTGGCGCACGTACAACCGTAAACCCTTTTGCGGTACAAGAAATAGCCGATGCTCTAAAGGGAAGCGATAAAATTGTACTAGTAAAAAATCCTGTAAATCCAGATTTAGGATTATGGATTGGCGCAATTGAAAGACTTTATAATGCTGGTATTACCAAGTTAGGAGCTATTCATCGCGGATTTTCGACTTACGAAAAAACAATTTACCGCAATATTCCCGAGTGGCAAATAGCAATTGAGTTACAAAGTCGCTACCCAAAACTTCCTATTTTCTGTGACCCGTCACACATTACCGGAAATCGCGAAATGATTTTGGAAGTGTCTCAACAAGCACTTGATTTAAACTATAACGGATTGATGATAGAAACTCATACAGATCCAGAAAATGCGTGGAGCGATGCAGCACAGCAAGTGACACCAACGAAGTTGAAAGAAATTTTCAAAGATTTGCGAATTAGAAAGTTGACTACTGATGCCGATGGTTATAATGAAGAAATGCAGAAACTCCGCAGAGATATTGACTTTACCGATGGGAAATTATTTGATCTTCTTGGTAACAGAATGCAGATTGCCGAAAAAATGGGCGCACTCAAAAAAGAAGAGAATATCGCAATCCTTCAAAGTCAACGTTGGAATGAAGTCTTTAAAAAAATGTTGGAAATGGGCGAAGCTCGTGGATTAACACAAGATTTTGTCGAAAGAATTTTCAAGGCAATTCACCAAGAAAGTATTACCCATCAAGGTAAAATGATGAAGTAA
- the gldA gene encoding gliding motility-associated ABC transporter ATP-binding subunit GldA has protein sequence MSIEVKSISKSYGSQKALDAVSFTISKGEIVGFLGPNGAGKSTLMKILTTYISADNGSAKVNAFDVELDQKSVQKSVGYLPEHNPLYLDLYVREYLEFNAGVYSVSKSRIEEVIELTGLSNESHKKIGQLSKGYRQRVGLATALLHDPEVLILDEPTTGLDPNQLLEIRRVIKNAGKDKTVFLSTHIMQEVEAICDRVIIIDKGKIVADRKLDNLIQEETHIIMVEFNSQVDENLLFEMPNLLSAVNTHDFVWDLTFATSEDMRATVFDFAAANNLKALQIVNKQKNLETIFREITK, from the coding sequence ATGTCAATTGAAGTTAAATCCATTTCGAAAAGTTACGGTTCACAAAAAGCGCTTGATGCAGTTTCATTTACCATCAGCAAAGGAGAGATCGTCGGCTTTCTTGGTCCAAACGGAGCTGGAAAATCAACTTTGATGAAAATCTTGACTACTTATATCAGCGCCGATAACGGATCAGCAAAAGTCAATGCTTTTGATGTGGAGTTAGATCAGAAATCTGTTCAGAAATCTGTAGGATATTTGCCAGAGCACAATCCATTATATTTGGATCTGTACGTTCGAGAATATTTAGAATTTAATGCTGGGGTTTATTCTGTGTCTAAAAGTAGAATTGAAGAAGTTATCGAATTGACTGGCTTAAGCAATGAAAGTCATAAGAAAATCGGTCAGTTATCCAAAGGATATAGACAGCGTGTTGGTCTTGCCACCGCTTTGCTTCACGATCCAGAAGTCTTGATTCTCGATGAGCCCACCACAGGTTTAGACCCAAATCAATTATTAGAAATTCGCCGCGTGATCAAAAATGCTGGAAAAGACAAAACTGTCTTTTTAAGCACACACATTATGCAAGAAGTGGAAGCTATCTGTGACCGTGTGATAATTATCGACAAAGGGAAAATTGTTGCCGACAGAAAACTAGACAATCTTATTCAAGAAGAAACTCATATTATTATGGTGGAATTCAACTCTCAAGTTGATGAAAACCTACTTTTTGAAATGCCAAATCTACTTTCGGCAGTAAATACTCACGACTTTGTGTGGGATTTGACTTTTGCAACTTCTGAAGATATGCGCGCGACAGTTTTTGATTTTGCTGCGGCAAATAATTTAAAAGCGCTGCAAATCGTGAACAAACAGAAAAATCTAGAAACCATTTTTAGAGAGATTACGAAGTAG